The DNA window GATGGTGAGGCCGCCGACCGCGGCGACCGAATGGGTTCGTTCGGTGATCAGCAGGACGAGGGTCAGCGTGGTCAGCGCGTCGCCGAGGGTGGAAACGGACTGCGCTGTCCACAGCGCGAGGAAGCGGGGGTTCCGGCCGATCGCCGGAATCCGGGCAGCGAGGGACGCCACGGCTTTTCCTCCGTGTGAAATGGGCTGAACGTGCAGCAGGAATGTTTTCGAGAAACTGCGCGATCTTCAAAAGAATTCGCTGTTTCGGGAGACCGCTATTTCGTGATGCCGTGCAGCACGAGATCCGCCAGCGCTTCGGTGGTCACGCTCGCCGGGCCGGTGTGCCATCCGCCGCCGCGGCCGAGCGCCAGGACGATCGCGAGTACCAGGGTGGCCGCGTCGGCGGCAGGGATCCTCGGCCGGTCCTGCGCCAGCGCGGCCGTCACCGCGTCGTGCATGCGCTGGTACGACGACGTGCGGCTCTCCGACCACCGGGCCCGCTCCTCCTCGGAGAGCGATTCGGCGGTCCGCGGTTGCACGGGCCCCGCCACCGTGACGGCGTTGACCACCGCGCCCGTTCGCTCCCCGTGCGCGCGGAGCGCCTCGATCACCGCGAGGACGCGCTCGCGCAGCGGGGCGGACGGCTCGATCGCGTTGAGTTCGCCGACGAGGTGCTGGGGGTCGGTCGCCTCCGCGAGGCAGGCCGCGAGTACTTCGTTCTTGTCGGCGAACGCGCGGAAGATCGTCGGCTCGCTGATTCCGGCGGCGCGGGCGATCTGCAGCGTCGTGACCGACGGGCCCAGTTCGACGAGCAGGGGGATCGCGGCCCGCACGATCATCGCCCGGCGTTCTTCGATGCTCTTCCGCGGTGCGCGCCGGCGCGGCTCGGGGTCATCGCTCATGTCACCGACACTACGTAGTGAGTACTCACTACGCAAATTCGAGAGCGCGCCGGGAGCTGCTTGGCCGCGGGCTCGGGTGGTCCGCGACGTGGATGAGCGCGGATGCGGGGCGCTGTTCGTCGCGGTCGAACTCCTTGCGCGCCAAGGGTTTCCGGCCGGAAAACGGATCGGTGATCGCGGATTGCTCGGGACCGCGAGAGAAGGACGAGAAAACAACTTTTTCCCGCCACACTCAACATATAGCGCACCAGGGGGCTTGCGGCAAGGCCCGTGTGGTGCCGCAGAATCTACGGCCGAAGCCGGTGGCCGCGGAAATCCGGAGTCGCGAAACGCGCCGCGGCCGGCTGAAAAGCACACCTTGCTGAACGGGGAATTCGTGATTGACGTGATCATCGCCGGTGGCGGGCCGACCGGCGTGATGCTGGCCGCCGAACTGCGGCTGCACGGCGTGGAGGCGCTCGTGCTGGAGCGGGACGCGGAGCCGACCGAGGTCGTCCGCGCGCTCGGCATGCACGCGCGCAGCATCGAAGTGATGGCCCAGCGCGGCCTGCTCGACCGGTTCCTCGAACTGGGCAGGCAGTCTCCGCTCGGGGGCTTTTTCGCCGGTATCGCCAAAGCGTCGCCGGAGCGGCTGGACACCAACCACCCGTACACGCTCGGCATCCCGCAGCCCACGACGTTGCGCGTGCTGACCGAACACGCGCTCGAACTCGGCGTCGAGATCCGGCGCGGCCGCGAACTCGTCGGACTGAGCCAGGACGACGACGGGGTCACGGTGGAGCTGGCCGACGGCGACCGGCTGCGAGCGCGGTACGTCGTCGGCTGCGACGGCGGGCGCAGCACGGTGCGCAAGCTGCTCGGCGTCGGCTTCCCCGGCGTGGCGGCCAGGAACCAGTGGCTGCTGGGCGAAATGCAGGTGACCGCGCCGGTGGAGGAGGTCACCGCGCTGGTGACCGAGATCCGCAAGACCAACCTGTGGTTCGGCGTCGGGCCGAGCGGAAACGGGGCGTTCCGTGTCGTCGCGCCCGCCAAGGAGGTGGTCGAGGACCGCACGGTCCCACCGACGCTGGACGAGCTTAAGGAGCAGATGCGGGCGATCGCGGGCACCGATTTCGGAGTGCACTCGCCGCGCTGGCTCTCCCGCTTCAGCGACGCGACCCGGCAGGCCGATCGCTACCGGGTCGGCCGGGTGCTGCTGGCAGGCGACGCGGCGCACGTCCACCCGCCGCTGGGCGGGCAGGGCCTCAACCTCGGTGTCCAGGACGCGTTCAACCTGGGCTGGAAGCTGGCCGCCGAGGTCACCGGGTGGGCGCCGGAGGGGCTGCTGGACAGCTACCACGCCGAACGGCACCCGGTGGCCGCCGCCGTGCTGGACAACACCCTCGCGCAGGGCGAGCTGATGGCGCTCGATCCGGGGCCCCAGGCGGTGCGCAGGCTGGTGGCCGAGCTGATGGACTTCCCGGAGGTGAACCGGTACCTCATCGAAAAGATCATCGGCATCAACGTCCGCTACGACCTCGGCGAAGGCCACGAACTGCTCGGCAGGCGGCTGCGGGACGTGAGCCTGAAGCGGGGGCGGCTCTACGAGCTGATGTACGGCGGCCGCGGGCTGCTGCTCGACCAGACCGGTCTGCTTTCGGTGGCGGGCTGGGCCGATCGGGTCGACCACGTCGTCGACGTAAGCGAGGAACTGGACGTGCCTGCCGTGCTGCTGCGGCCCGACGGCTACGTGGCGTGGGCCGGTGACGACCAGCAGGACCTGCTCGACCACCTGCCGCGCTGGTTCGGGGCGCCCACCGGCTGAGCGCGCGGGCCGGTTCTACGCCGGCGCCGGTAGCAGCGGCGGGGCGTGGAACCGGCCTATCCCGGTTACCGAATCCCGGTCGACCCAGTATCGCCGCCGCTCGGTCAGCACGACGTCGATGCCCACTGTGTCGATCCCTTCGATCCGGGCCAGTTCGTCGTCGATGAAGGCGGCGAGCGCGGTCCGGCCCGCGACGAGTCCCATGCACAGCACGGAGGTGTCGCCGGCGACGTGGGCGACCAGCCGCGTCTGCGGCAGATCGGCGAGCGGGCGCATGACGTCGGCGGTGCTGCCCGGCGGCACGCGGAGGCGGAGCACGAACGTGGTGAGGAACCCGAGCCATTCCGACACGACCTCGAACCGCGGCTTGACCCACCCTTCGTCGAGCATCCGCCGCACCATCCGGTGCGCGGTCGAGGTGGCGAGCCCGGCGGTCCTGGCGATGCCCGCCGCGGACGCGCGGCCGTCCTGCTGCAGCATGGACATCACCGTCCGCTCGGCCTCGTTCAGCGCCCTGTCCGGTGGTACGGCCGCCGCGACGTCCTCGACCGTCGGTCCCGCGACGGTCAGCAGGTTCCGGCGCTCGCGTTCGGTCAGCAGCCGCGGATCCCACCCTGCGCCGCGGCGCAGGGTGCGCAGCGAGGGCAGGGTGATCACCCGCCGGATTCCGGGCTGCGCGTACACGCTGTCCAGCACTTCGCTGGTCGCCTGCTCGGACGGCGCGTGCACGGTGGCGTAGACCGGGTAGTCGCCGGAAACCTGCGCGAGGTACTGCAGATGCGGCAGCGCGCCGAGCCGGTCGAGCACGGCGAGCGGCGTCTCGCCGCTGATGTCGACGAACAGGTGCACGGGCATCGCCGTGGAGTGCATTCCCCAGCCGATCTGGCCGATGACGCGGCACAGCCCCGCTTCGGCCAGCCGGTCGAACCGCCGTTTGAGCGTGCTGGCGTCGGCGGTCAGTATCGCCGCGAGGTCGTCCCAGGTGGCGCGCGGCGCCAGGTGCAGCGCGCCGACCAGTCGCCGGTCCAGCTCGTCCAGTGTCGGACCCATCACTCTCCGCTCGGATGCAGGATCATCCCGATCTTAACCGAAAGCCCTGGCGAATATCCCATTCGAATGTCACAGTGTGCGGAAACCTGTCTCAGGCACGGTAAAGGGGTGGCCACATGAACAGCGCTGACGTGGTCGAACCGCGGTCGAAGGTGATGCGGGCGGCGTTCCGCGTCTTCGCGGTGATCGAACGGGTCGGCAACAAGCTGCCCAACCCGTTCTGGTTGTTCTGGCTGCTGGCGCTCGCCGTGGTGGCGCTCAGCGCGATCCTGTCCGCGACGGGCCTGGGCGCCGTGCAGCCCGCCACCGGCAAGCCGATCGCGGTGCGGAACCTCCTCAGCGCCGACGGCTTCAAGGTCATCATCGACGGCGCGGTGCAGAACTTCGCGAACTTCCCGCCGCTGGCCACCATCATCACCGTGATGCTCGGGATCTCCGTCGCCGAGCGGAGCGGGCTCATCAGCACCCTGCTGCGGCGCATGGTCACGCGCGTGCCTGGCCGGTACCTGACCTTCGTGCTGTCGATGACCGCGATGGTCGGGCACATCGCGGGCGACGCCGCATACGTCACGCTCATCCCGCTCGGCGCGCTGGTCTACCGCGCGGCGGGCCGCAGCCCGGTGCTCGGGTGCATCGTCGCCTTCGTCTCGATCTCCGCCGGCTACGACGCGTCGCCTTCGCTGACGACCACCGACGCGCTGCTGTCGTCCATTTCGACCGCGGCGGCCCGCACGATCGACCCGCACTACGCGGTGACACCGGTGTCGAACTACTTCTTCGGCCTCGCGTCCTCGGTGCTCGTGGCGCTGGTGATCACGATCGTCGTCGAGACGGTCATGGCGAGGCGACCGGATCTCGCGGCCGACGAAACCGATCAGCCGGACCCGGCGGACCTCAGCGAGGTCGAGGTCACCGCTCGCGAACGCCGCGCGCTGCGCATCGTCGGACTCGTCGCGCTCGCGTTCATCGCGGTGCTCGTGGTGGCGCTGATCCCCGCGTCGTCGCCGTTGCGCGGACCGAACGGCGGCATCGTCAACTCACCGCTGTTCACCGGGATGGCGCTCGTGCTCGGCCTGTTCTTCGCTGTGCTCGGCACCGTGTACGGCAAGCTCACCGGCACGTTCGGCAGCGCACGCGACGTGATCGCGGCGATGGTCGAAGGCGTCCGCTCGATGGCGCCGATCCTGGTGCTGTTCTTCGCGATCTCGCAGTTCCTCGCCTACTTCAAGTGGACGAACATCGGCGAGATCATCGCGGTGACCGGTGCGAAGGCCCTGCGTGACCTCGGTTTGCACGGCTGGCTGGTGCTGGTCGGCATCGCCGTCGTGGTGACCGTGATGAACCTGGTCATCACGAGCGGTTCGGCGTTGTGGTCGCTCGCCGCGCCGATCTTCATCCCGATGCTGATGCTGCTCGGGATCAACCCCGAGGTCACGCAGGCCGTCTACCGGGTAGCCGACTCGGTGACCAACTGCATCACGCCGATGAGCCCGTACTTCGTGATGGCGCTCGGGTTCATGCAGCGCTACCGGAAGTCCGCGGGCATCGGCACGCTCGCGTCGTTCACGCTGCCGCTGGCCGCCGTCATCTGGGTTGTCTGGGTGGCGTTCTTCGTCCTCTGGTACCTGCTGGGCCTGCCGTTCGGCCCCGGCGCCTGATCCTCCTGCACGCGAAACCCCGAGCACAGAAAGCAGATCATGACCGAACTCGCTTCCCGCGCCACCGACGCCTCGGCCGAGATCGTCGCCGACATCCGCGACCTGGTCGGCTGTGAGACCAGCAGCTACGACCTCGACGGCCTGAAGAACGGGCTCGATCTGGTGCAGGACATCGCCGCGCGCAGGCTCGGCGCGGCCGAGGAGACCCACCGCCACCCCGGCGGTGAGTACGGCGACGTCGCGACGCTCACCTTCCCCGGCACCGGTCCCGGCCGCGTCGCGATCCTCGGCCACTACGACACCGTGTGGCCGACGGGCACGCTCGCGAACTGGGAGTCGCCAGTGACCGAGGGGCGCGAGCGGCTCAGCGGGCCGGGCATCTTCGACATGAAAACCGGTCTCGTGCAAGGGATCTGGGCGCTGAAGATCGCCCGCGAACTGGGACCGGTGCCGACCGTGACGTTCGTGTTCAACGGCGACGAGGAGATCGGTTCGCTCGCGTCGCGGCCGGTGATCGAGCGGGTCGCGGCCGGAGTGGACGCCACACTCGTGCTGGAGCCGAGCGTGGACGGCGCGGTCAAGACCGGCCGCAAGGGCACCGGGATCTTCGCGGCCACGGCCACCGGGATCGAATCGCACGCCGGGCTGGCGCCGGAGGCGGGCGCCAGCGCGATCCACGCGCTCGCCGAATGGGTCACCGCGGCCGCCGCGGTCGCCGATCCCGCGAAGGGGACCACCGTCAGCACCGGGCTGTTTTCCGGCGGTACCGGCACGAACGTGGTGGCGGGGAAGGCGACCGCGGGGATCGACATCCGGGTGCTGACCGACGCCGAGCAGCGCAGGGTCGACGCCGAGTTCGACGCCATCGAGGTCAGCGATTCGCGCGTGCGGATCGAGGTCGAGCACGACTGGAACCGGCCCCCGATGAGCCTGAACGCGGTGTCGGCGCCGCTGCTGGACGTCGCGCGCTCGGTATCGGCCGG is part of the Amycolatopsis sp. CA-230715 genome and encodes:
- a CDS encoding TetR/AcrR family transcriptional regulator, with product MSDDPEPRRRAPRKSIEERRAMIVRAAIPLLVELGPSVTTLQIARAAGISEPTIFRAFADKNEVLAACLAEATDPQHLVGELNAIEPSAPLRERVLAVIEALRAHGERTGAVVNAVTVAGPVQPRTAESLSEEERARWSESRTSSYQRMHDAVTAALAQDRPRIPAADAATLVLAIVLALGRGGGWHTGPASVTTEALADLVLHGITK
- the rox gene encoding rifampin monooxygenase — encoded protein: MIDVIIAGGGPTGVMLAAELRLHGVEALVLERDAEPTEVVRALGMHARSIEVMAQRGLLDRFLELGRQSPLGGFFAGIAKASPERLDTNHPYTLGIPQPTTLRVLTEHALELGVEIRRGRELVGLSQDDDGVTVELADGDRLRARYVVGCDGGRSTVRKLLGVGFPGVAARNQWLLGEMQVTAPVEEVTALVTEIRKTNLWFGVGPSGNGAFRVVAPAKEVVEDRTVPPTLDELKEQMRAIAGTDFGVHSPRWLSRFSDATRQADRYRVGRVLLAGDAAHVHPPLGGQGLNLGVQDAFNLGWKLAAEVTGWAPEGLLDSYHAERHPVAAAVLDNTLAQGELMALDPGPQAVRRLVAELMDFPEVNRYLIEKIIGINVRYDLGEGHELLGRRLRDVSLKRGRLYELMYGGRGLLLDQTGLLSVAGWADRVDHVVDVSEELDVPAVLLRPDGYVAWAGDDQQDLLDHLPRWFGAPTG
- a CDS encoding Lrp/AsnC family transcriptional regulator; this translates as MGPTLDELDRRLVGALHLAPRATWDDLAAILTADASTLKRRFDRLAEAGLCRVIGQIGWGMHSTAMPVHLFVDISGETPLAVLDRLGALPHLQYLAQVSGDYPVYATVHAPSEQATSEVLDSVYAQPGIRRVITLPSLRTLRRGAGWDPRLLTERERRNLLTVAGPTVEDVAAAVPPDRALNEAERTVMSMLQQDGRASAAGIARTAGLATSTAHRMVRRMLDEGWVKPRFEVVSEWLGFLTTFVLRLRVPPGSTADVMRPLADLPQTRLVAHVAGDTSVLCMGLVAGRTALAAFIDDELARIEGIDTVGIDVVLTERRRYWVDRDSVTGIGRFHAPPLLPAPA
- a CDS encoding AbgT family transporter produces the protein MNSADVVEPRSKVMRAAFRVFAVIERVGNKLPNPFWLFWLLALAVVALSAILSATGLGAVQPATGKPIAVRNLLSADGFKVIIDGAVQNFANFPPLATIITVMLGISVAERSGLISTLLRRMVTRVPGRYLTFVLSMTAMVGHIAGDAAYVTLIPLGALVYRAAGRSPVLGCIVAFVSISAGYDASPSLTTTDALLSSISTAAARTIDPHYAVTPVSNYFFGLASSVLVALVITIVVETVMARRPDLAADETDQPDPADLSEVEVTARERRALRIVGLVALAFIAVLVVALIPASSPLRGPNGGIVNSPLFTGMALVLGLFFAVLGTVYGKLTGTFGSARDVIAAMVEGVRSMAPILVLFFAISQFLAYFKWTNIGEIIAVTGAKALRDLGLHGWLVLVGIAVVVTVMNLVITSGSALWSLAAPIFIPMLMLLGINPEVTQAVYRVADSVTNCITPMSPYFVMALGFMQRYRKSAGIGTLASFTLPLAAVIWVVWVAFFVLWYLLGLPFGPGA
- a CDS encoding M20/M25/M40 family metallo-hydrolase, whose translation is MTELASRATDASAEIVADIRDLVGCETSSYDLDGLKNGLDLVQDIAARRLGAAEETHRHPGGEYGDVATLTFPGTGPGRVAILGHYDTVWPTGTLANWESPVTEGRERLSGPGIFDMKTGLVQGIWALKIARELGPVPTVTFVFNGDEEIGSLASRPVIERVAAGVDATLVLEPSVDGAVKTGRKGTGIFAATATGIESHAGLAPEAGASAIHALAEWVTAAAAVADPAKGTTVSTGLFSGGTGTNVVAGKATAGIDIRVLTDAEQRRVDAEFDAIEVSDSRVRIEVEHDWNRPPMSLNAVSAPLLDVARSVSAGLGRELRDVTVGGASDANFVAGLGLPVLCGLGAVGGGAHARGEFIYPDSVPGQTALVAGMLGRLAECPA